In the Leifsonia sp. 466MF genome, one interval contains:
- a CDS encoding sugar-binding transcriptional regulator: MPQPDTEHLPDKVRDALKAGHLYYMQDLTMEAIAHEMHTSRSSVSRLLSYARSSGLVTIQIAEPHEGASRIQQAIHDRFGIAAHIVPMPSAISDVDRLERVAISAARILDRFIDSNQTVGVAWGSTMSALSRHLIPKELHNVEFVQLNGAGNTYTTGVLYASEILRRFGDTYSGTIQEFPVPALFDDPQTKTAMWRERSTRRILDIQERMDVALFGLGSPFSEVRSHVYAGGYLDQADYASLDESGVVGDVATVFFREDGSHHGIPLNERASGPDIDLIKRVPRRVCIVSGPSKVHSLRGALAAGLITDLIVDEGTARALVQLTQPAQVEPAGEPTAVAAA; encoded by the coding sequence ATGCCCCAGCCCGACACCGAGCACCTGCCCGACAAGGTCCGCGACGCCCTCAAGGCGGGCCACCTGTACTACATGCAGGACCTCACGATGGAAGCGATCGCGCACGAGATGCACACCTCGCGCTCCAGCGTTTCCCGGCTGCTCAGCTACGCCCGCTCGTCCGGACTCGTCACCATCCAGATCGCCGAGCCGCACGAAGGTGCGAGCCGCATCCAGCAGGCGATCCACGACCGGTTCGGCATCGCGGCCCACATCGTCCCCATGCCGAGCGCCATCAGCGACGTCGACCGCCTGGAGCGCGTCGCCATCTCTGCTGCACGAATTCTCGACAGGTTCATCGACTCCAACCAGACCGTGGGGGTCGCGTGGGGCTCGACCATGAGCGCCCTGAGCAGGCACCTCATCCCGAAGGAGCTGCACAACGTCGAGTTCGTGCAGCTCAACGGCGCCGGCAACACCTACACGACCGGTGTGCTGTACGCGTCCGAGATCCTGCGCCGGTTCGGCGACACGTATTCGGGCACCATCCAGGAGTTCCCGGTGCCCGCCCTGTTCGACGACCCGCAGACCAAGACCGCCATGTGGCGCGAGCGCAGCACCCGGCGCATCCTCGACATCCAGGAGCGCATGGATGTCGCCCTCTTCGGTCTCGGATCCCCGTTCTCGGAGGTCCGCTCGCACGTCTATGCCGGCGGCTACCTCGACCAGGCCGACTACGCGTCGCTCGACGAGTCCGGTGTGGTCGGCGACGTCGCGACCGTCTTCTTCCGCGAGGACGGCAGCCACCACGGCATCCCGCTGAACGAACGGGCGAGCGGCCCGGACATCGACCTGATCAAGCGCGTGCCGCGCCGGGTCTGCATCGTCTCCGGCCCGTCCAAGGTGCACAGCCTCCGTGGCGCCCTCGCCGCCGGGCTCATCACCGACCTGATCGTCGACGAGGGGACGGCACGGGCGCTCGTGCAGCTGACGCAGCCCGCGCAGGTGGAGCCGGCGGGCGAGCCGACCGCCGTCGCCGCCGCGTAA
- a CDS encoding dihydrofolate reductase family protein has product MSTTYLHAVASLDGFIADDHDDVGPLHDWYFNGDHPLEVEDHPEVHSGPFRVSAASVDYVSGMWSRQGALVIGRRLFDLTNGWEGHPPASEHVVVVSHRPKPDGWHPEASYHFVDSVDGAVALAQELAGDGEVGVTAGDIGGQALALGLIDYVAMDLVPAVFGSGKRYFGSFPGGPLVLDDPDIVIPGERVLHLRYPVRRGPASQNTHQEAS; this is encoded by the coding sequence ATGAGCACGACCTATCTCCACGCGGTGGCGTCGCTCGACGGCTTCATCGCCGACGATCACGACGACGTCGGACCGCTCCACGACTGGTACTTCAACGGCGACCATCCGCTCGAGGTGGAGGACCATCCCGAAGTGCACAGCGGCCCGTTCCGGGTCTCTGCCGCCTCGGTCGACTACGTGAGCGGGATGTGGTCGCGGCAGGGCGCGCTCGTCATCGGCCGCCGGCTCTTCGACCTCACGAACGGATGGGAGGGGCACCCGCCCGCGAGCGAGCACGTGGTGGTCGTATCCCACCGTCCGAAGCCGGACGGCTGGCATCCCGAGGCGTCGTACCATTTCGTCGACTCGGTGGACGGCGCGGTGGCGCTCGCGCAGGAGCTCGCCGGCGACGGCGAGGTCGGCGTCACCGCCGGCGACATCGGCGGCCAGGCCCTCGCGCTCGGTCTCATCGACTACGTCGCGATGGATCTGGTGCCCGCCGTCTTCGGCAGCGGCAAGCGCTACTTCGGCTCGTTCCCGGGCGGACCGCTCGTGCTCGACGATCCGGACATCGTGATCCCGGGGGAGCGTGTGCTGCACCTGCGCTACCCGGTGCGCCGCGGACCCGCGTCGCAGAACACCCACCAGGAGGCATCATGA
- a CDS encoding helix-turn-helix domain-containing protein — MSLVARIDSPESLGRAIEQARLLRGLSQRELARMLGTDQKYVWELENGKSTVAIQRLLRASDILGVTLLAELDEKGADQ, encoded by the coding sequence ATGTCGCTGGTAGCGCGGATCGACTCACCCGAATCCCTCGGCCGAGCAATCGAGCAGGCCAGGCTGCTGCGCGGCCTCTCTCAGCGCGAACTGGCACGGATGCTGGGCACGGACCAGAAGTATGTGTGGGAACTCGAGAACGGCAAGTCGACGGTCGCGATTCAGCGCTTGCTCCGGGCGTCTGACATTCTCGGCGTCACGCTCCTCGCCGAGCTCGACGAGAAAGGCGCCGATCAGTGA
- a CDS encoding VOC family protein — protein MTTADPTANPTANPTPPVPAGAMMLELVMLPVSDIDRSLEFYRDHVGFTLDVDVRPAEGVRVVQLTPPGSYCSVTMTSGIGQAPSEPGSVRGLHLVVADIEAARAALVERGVDVSPVQDMGGVFYAWFADPDGNTWALQHMPWRA, from the coding sequence ATGACTACAGCCGACCCGACCGCCAATCCGACCGCCAATCCCACCCCGCCCGTGCCCGCCGGCGCGATGATGCTCGAACTGGTGATGCTGCCGGTCTCGGATATCGACCGCTCCCTCGAGTTCTACCGCGACCACGTCGGCTTCACACTGGATGTGGATGTGCGCCCGGCGGAGGGCGTCCGCGTCGTCCAGCTGACGCCGCCGGGTTCCTACTGCTCGGTCACGATGACGAGCGGGATCGGGCAGGCGCCGTCGGAGCCCGGCTCCGTGCGCGGACTGCATCTGGTCGTCGCCGACATCGAGGCGGCCCGTGCGGCGCTCGTCGAGCGCGGCGTCGATGTGTCGCCGGTCCAGGACATGGGCGGAGTGTTCTACGCCTGGTTCGCCGACCCCGACGGAAACACGTGGGCGCTCCAGCACATGCCCTGGCGGGCATAG
- a CDS encoding DUF2269 family protein produces the protein METLFAVLHVVTAVFIVGPMAILPMTAMRAVRAGDARQVETLAKSTNLLSLLSLLVVLFGFGVMGLADKKYDLSVTTPWILWSIILYVVALGLTLFVVVPAMRRAAEALRDGTASRYPQIAAGSGVASLLLLAVVVLMVWKP, from the coding sequence ATGGAAACACTGTTCGCTGTGCTGCACGTCGTGACCGCCGTGTTCATCGTCGGCCCGATGGCCATCCTTCCCATGACGGCGATGCGCGCTGTCCGCGCGGGCGACGCCCGCCAGGTCGAGACGCTCGCGAAGTCGACCAACCTGCTGTCGCTGCTCTCCCTGCTGGTCGTACTGTTCGGCTTCGGCGTCATGGGTCTGGCGGACAAGAAGTACGACCTCAGCGTGACGACGCCGTGGATCCTGTGGTCGATCATCCTCTACGTCGTCGCCCTGGGTCTGACGCTGTTCGTCGTCGTGCCGGCCATGCGCCGCGCCGCCGAGGCGCTGCGGGACGGCACCGCGTCCCGGTACCCGCAGATCGCCGCGGGGTCGGGGGTCGCGAGCCTGCTGCTTCTCGCGGTGGTCGTGCTCATGGTCTGGAAGCCGTAG
- the ribH gene encoding 6,7-dimethyl-8-ribityllumazine synthase, producing the protein MSGAGAPNAEERIDGSGLNVVVVAGSWHETISEGLIAGAKRTLDASGATHTLVRVPGSFELPVVSKAALEAGADAVVALGVIIRGGTPHFEYVSAAATDGLTRVAIDTGKPVGFGVLTLDDEAQGIDRAGFEDSKEDKGAEAAHAALATAIALRSLRG; encoded by the coding sequence ATGAGCGGAGCGGGAGCCCCGAACGCCGAGGAGCGGATCGACGGGAGCGGCCTGAACGTCGTCGTCGTCGCCGGCAGCTGGCACGAGACGATCAGCGAAGGCCTCATCGCCGGCGCGAAGCGGACCCTGGATGCGTCGGGCGCGACCCACACGCTCGTCCGGGTTCCCGGCAGCTTCGAGCTGCCCGTCGTCAGCAAGGCCGCGCTGGAGGCGGGGGCGGATGCGGTGGTCGCGCTCGGCGTGATCATCCGCGGCGGCACCCCGCACTTCGAGTACGTGTCGGCCGCCGCGACCGACGGCCTCACCCGGGTCGCCATCGACACCGGGAAGCCGGTCGGGTTCGGCGTGCTGACTCTCGATGACGAGGCCCAGGGCATCGACCGCGCCGGCTTCGAGGACTCCAAGGAGGACAAGGGCGCCGAGGCCGCTCACGCAGCTCTCGCGACGGCCATCGCCCTCCGCTCGCTGCGCGGCTGA
- the ribD gene encoding bifunctional diaminohydroxyphosphoribosylaminopyrimidine deaminase/5-amino-6-(5-phosphoribosylamino)uracil reductase RibD translates to MRTALELAANGPARGVNPRVGCVILDAEGHVLAEGWHRGVGTAHAEVDALSQLPDGGARGATAVVTLEPCNHWGHTGPCSEALIEAGVARVVYGTDDPGHHSSGGAQRLREAGVEVIGGVLRDEIDSFLGDWLTAARLGRPYIVVKWASSLDGRAAAADGTSKWITGAAARQRVHEQREASDAIVVGTGTVLADDPSLTARGDAGELMGAQPTPVVVGTRAIPKDAAVFRHPNPVIFEGTHDLDEVVADLHQRGFRRVYVEGGPTLASAFVAAGLVDEYAIYLAPTLLGGPRVALGDLGVKTIADQRRLRVIDVERLGGDLLIRAVPVPDGAPRTAAPIDDPVDVAGADIFPTPPIPTGQEG, encoded by the coding sequence ATGCGCACGGCTCTCGAGCTCGCCGCGAACGGTCCCGCCCGGGGCGTCAACCCCCGGGTCGGCTGCGTGATCCTCGACGCGGAGGGCCACGTGCTCGCCGAGGGCTGGCACCGCGGCGTCGGCACCGCGCACGCCGAGGTGGATGCGCTGAGCCAGCTGCCCGACGGCGGCGCCCGCGGGGCGACGGCCGTCGTCACGCTCGAGCCGTGCAACCACTGGGGCCACACCGGCCCGTGCTCCGAGGCACTCATCGAGGCGGGCGTGGCCCGCGTCGTCTACGGCACCGACGACCCGGGTCACCACTCCAGCGGCGGCGCCCAGCGCCTCCGCGAGGCCGGCGTCGAGGTCATCGGCGGTGTGCTGCGCGACGAGATCGACTCCTTCCTGGGCGACTGGCTCACCGCCGCCCGCCTCGGCCGGCCGTACATCGTCGTCAAGTGGGCGAGCAGCCTCGACGGCCGCGCCGCTGCGGCCGACGGCACCAGCAAGTGGATCACCGGCGCAGCGGCCCGGCAGCGCGTGCACGAGCAGCGGGAGGCGTCCGACGCCATCGTCGTCGGCACCGGGACGGTGCTCGCCGACGACCCGAGCCTCACGGCGCGGGGCGACGCGGGAGAGCTGATGGGCGCCCAGCCGACGCCGGTCGTGGTGGGCACCCGCGCCATCCCGAAGGACGCGGCGGTGTTCCGCCACCCCAACCCGGTCATCTTCGAGGGAACGCACGACCTGGACGAGGTGGTCGCCGATCTGCACCAGCGCGGCTTCCGGCGCGTCTACGTCGAGGGCGGTCCGACACTGGCGAGCGCGTTCGTCGCCGCCGGCCTCGTCGACGAGTACGCGATCTATCTCGCGCCCACGCTCCTCGGCGGCCCGCGGGTGGCCCTCGGCGACCTCGGTGTCAAGACCATCGCCGACCAGCGCCGCCTGCGCGTGATCGACGTCGAGCGCCTCGGCGGCGACCTGCTCATCCGAGCCGTCCCCGTCCCCGACGGCGCACCCCGCACTGCCGCACCCATCGACGATCCCGTCGATGTGGCCGGCGCCGACATCTTCCCCACACCCCCGATCCCCACCGGCCAGGAGGGCTGA
- a CDS encoding SRPBCC family protein, translating into MSNPVVIEAVPGTSYADLTREFDAPAQAVFRAHADRESFAEWIGPRSLSTTITEWDFRTGGAYAYEQRDTDGSVYAFRGVFHSVVENELIIQTFEYVGMPDEVALERMRFEQLPDGRSRLSARSVMSSREALESMIENGMEYGVREGYEKLDELLLRRRA; encoded by the coding sequence ATGAGCAACCCCGTCGTCATCGAAGCCGTACCGGGCACGTCATACGCCGACCTCACCCGGGAGTTCGACGCTCCCGCACAGGCCGTCTTCCGCGCCCACGCCGATCGCGAGTCCTTCGCCGAGTGGATCGGCCCGCGCAGCCTCAGCACCACCATCACCGAGTGGGACTTCCGCACCGGCGGCGCGTACGCCTACGAGCAGCGCGACACGGACGGATCCGTCTACGCGTTCCGCGGCGTGTTCCACAGCGTCGTCGAGAACGAGCTGATCATCCAGACGTTCGAGTACGTCGGGATGCCGGACGAGGTGGCGCTCGAGCGCATGCGCTTCGAGCAGCTGCCGGACGGCCGTTCCCGCCTGTCCGCCCGGTCGGTCATGAGCTCGCGCGAAGCGCTCGAGAGCATGATCGAGAACGGGATGGAGTACGGCGTCCGCGAGGGATACGAGAAGCTCGACGAACTGCTGCTCCGGCGCCGCGCGTAA
- a CDS encoding bifunctional 3,4-dihydroxy-2-butanone-4-phosphate synthase/GTP cyclohydrolase II, with product MSLATIPEALAELRAGRPVIVVDNESRENEGDVVLAAELASQEWIAWTVKNSSGFICAPMTNEIADRLELPVMVAHNEDARGTNYTVSVDAADRLSTGISAADRAHTLRVLADLDSTPSSLHRPGHILPLRAVEGGVRERDGHTEAAVDLLKLAGMTPVGAIAEIVADDGEMMRLPGLIELGRREGVLVVTIESLIAYLQEFHCDQPLETVTPIPETSRVIFEVETTVPTTHGPFRMRAYRDRMTGADHVAIVAGNPQREGTLIRVHSECLTGEAFGSLKCECGPQLDAALDTIQREGGVVVYLRGHEGRGIGLINKLRAYKLQEEGLDTLDANLALGLPIDARDYGAATAILQDLGIESVRLLTNNPEKVRQLEEHGIEVEERVPLVVGVGAFNEGYLETKRDRMGHAIGDIDPVSTTTETAAGLAAERTAR from the coding sequence ATGAGCCTGGCCACCATCCCCGAGGCCCTCGCGGAGCTGCGCGCCGGCCGACCCGTCATCGTCGTCGACAACGAGAGCCGCGAGAACGAGGGCGACGTCGTCCTCGCCGCCGAGCTGGCGAGCCAGGAGTGGATCGCCTGGACCGTGAAGAACTCCTCGGGGTTCATCTGCGCGCCGATGACGAACGAGATCGCGGACCGCCTCGAGCTGCCCGTGATGGTCGCCCACAACGAGGACGCCCGCGGTACCAACTACACGGTCAGCGTGGATGCGGCGGACCGCCTCTCCACCGGCATCAGCGCCGCCGACCGCGCGCACACCCTCCGCGTGCTCGCCGACCTGGACTCGACGCCATCGAGCCTGCACCGGCCGGGCCACATCCTGCCGCTCCGTGCGGTGGAGGGCGGCGTCCGCGAACGCGACGGACACACCGAGGCAGCGGTCGACCTGCTCAAGCTCGCCGGGATGACGCCGGTCGGCGCCATCGCCGAGATCGTCGCCGACGACGGCGAGATGATGCGCCTCCCCGGTCTCATCGAACTGGGCCGGCGCGAGGGCGTGCTCGTCGTCACGATCGAGTCGCTGATCGCCTACCTGCAGGAGTTCCACTGCGACCAGCCCCTGGAGACGGTGACGCCCATCCCCGAGACCTCCCGCGTGATCTTCGAGGTCGAGACGACCGTGCCGACGACGCACGGGCCGTTCCGGATGCGCGCCTACCGCGACCGCATGACGGGCGCCGACCATGTCGCCATCGTGGCGGGCAACCCGCAGCGCGAGGGCACGCTCATCCGCGTCCACTCCGAGTGCCTGACCGGTGAGGCGTTCGGCTCGCTGAAGTGCGAGTGCGGTCCGCAGCTCGACGCGGCGCTCGACACCATCCAGCGGGAGGGCGGCGTCGTCGTCTACCTGCGCGGACACGAAGGCCGCGGCATCGGCCTCATCAACAAGCTGCGCGCGTACAAGCTGCAGGAGGAGGGGCTCGACACGCTCGACGCCAACCTCGCCCTCGGCCTTCCGATCGACGCCCGGGACTACGGGGCGGCCACGGCCATCCTGCAGGATCTCGGCATCGAGTCGGTGCGCCTGCTGACCAACAACCCGGAGAAGGTGCGCCAGCTGGAGGAGCACGGCATCGAGGTCGAGGAGCGCGTTCCGCTCGTCGTCGGCGTCGGCGCCTTCAACGAGGGGTATCTGGAGACCAAGCGCGACCGCATGGGTCACGCGATCGGGGACATCGATCCGGTGTCCACGACCACCGAGACGGCCGCGGGACTCGCGGCGGAGAGGACTGCACGATGA
- a CDS encoding riboflavin synthase, producing the protein MFTGIIEELGEITAVEHTEDAARVTVRGPLAVSDARHGDSISVSGVCLTVIDKDAETFTADVMAETLAISTLDGVQPGRRVNLERAAKVGDRLGGHIVQGHIDGTATVLAITDGSAWRVVRLSLDPEHAPLVARKGSIAIDGVSLTVSAVGGGREDGWFEVSLIPETLAATTLGDRVVGDRVNIETDILARHVERMLALEPALSERSAS; encoded by the coding sequence ATGTTCACCGGAATCATCGAAGAGCTGGGCGAGATCACCGCCGTCGAGCACACCGAGGACGCCGCCCGCGTCACCGTGCGCGGCCCGCTGGCCGTCAGCGATGCCCGGCACGGCGACTCCATCTCGGTCAGCGGTGTCTGCCTGACCGTCATCGACAAGGACGCAGAGACGTTCACGGCGGATGTGATGGCCGAGACCCTCGCGATCAGCACGCTGGACGGCGTCCAGCCCGGCCGCCGCGTCAACCTGGAGCGCGCGGCGAAGGTCGGCGACCGTCTGGGCGGCCACATCGTCCAGGGTCACATCGACGGCACGGCGACCGTGCTGGCGATCACCGACGGCAGCGCCTGGCGCGTCGTGCGGCTGAGCCTCGACCCCGAGCACGCGCCGCTGGTCGCGCGCAAGGGATCGATCGCGATCGACGGCGTCTCCCTCACGGTCAGCGCCGTGGGCGGCGGACGCGAGGACGGCTGGTTCGAGGTCTCGCTGATCCCCGAGACGCTGGCCGCGACGACCCTCGGCGACCGGGTCGTGGGCGACAGGGTCAACATCGAGACGGACATCCTGGCCCGTCATGTGGAGCGCATGCTCGCGCTCGAACCGGCACTGAGCGAACGGAGCGCATCATGA
- a CDS encoding ArsR/SmtB family transcription factor — protein MQDGDGLDRAFAALADPVRRAIVARLSRGPATVNELAEPFDITLQAVSRHIAVLEAAGLVSRTREAQRRPVHLDAAALERLTSWIDRYRLEAESRYRRLDAVLTHQQTSSTPNREKRS, from the coding sequence ATGCAGGATGGGGACGGTCTCGACCGGGCGTTCGCCGCTCTGGCGGATCCGGTGCGCCGGGCGATCGTCGCCCGCCTCAGCCGGGGTCCGGCGACGGTGAACGAGCTCGCGGAGCCGTTCGATATCACCCTGCAGGCGGTGTCGCGGCACATCGCCGTGCTCGAGGCGGCCGGCCTGGTCTCGCGAACGCGCGAGGCCCAGCGTCGCCCCGTCCACCTCGACGCCGCAGCGCTCGAGCGCCTCACCTCCTGGATCGACCGCTATCGCCTCGAGGCGGAGTCGCGTTACCGCCGCCTCGACGCCGTCCTCACCCATCAGCAGACCAGCAGCACCCCCAACAGGGAGAAGAGATCATGA
- a CDS encoding MFS transporter: MSTTAPVTTPAPANTRGRVILASLIGTSIEFYDFYVYATAAVLVFPSLFFTNQNPTTALLSSFAVFGVAFIARPVGSILFGHFGDRIGRKGTLVGSLLTMGIATVLIGCLPTAQVPGWEFWAPFLLVVMRFCQGLGLGGEWSGAALLATENAPAGKRAIYGTFPQLGAPIGFIVANVLFLILSLTISPDAFAAWGWRIPFLLSAVLVIVGLYVRLKLVETPAFQKVVDTGEVAKLPLARVFRTSWWQIVLGTFIMLATYVLFYLMTAFTLTYGTTAASAQQAQAAAEKAGKPFDPSTFVPGLGYSRNDFLVMLIIGVVFFGIFTLVAGPLAERFGRRKTLIWVTLGIIVFGLLFVPLFAGGTVGTMALLIIGFTLMGLTFGPMGAELPELFPTNVRYTGSAISYNLSSVLGAAVAPTIAVWLWTLADGSTFWVGVYLSLAGVLTLIALLLSKETRDIDFTDNVS, translated from the coding sequence ATGTCTACGACGGCCCCCGTCACCACCCCGGCGCCCGCGAACACCCGCGGACGCGTCATCCTCGCCAGCCTCATCGGCACGTCGATCGAGTTCTACGACTTCTACGTCTATGCGACCGCCGCCGTCCTGGTGTTCCCCTCCCTCTTCTTCACCAACCAGAACCCGACGACCGCCCTGCTGTCGTCGTTCGCCGTGTTCGGTGTCGCCTTCATCGCACGGCCGGTCGGCTCCATTCTCTTCGGCCACTTCGGCGACAGGATCGGCCGCAAGGGCACCCTCGTCGGCTCGCTACTCACCATGGGCATCGCCACGGTGCTCATCGGGTGCCTGCCGACCGCGCAGGTGCCGGGCTGGGAGTTCTGGGCGCCGTTCCTCCTCGTCGTGATGCGGTTCTGCCAGGGCCTCGGCCTGGGCGGTGAGTGGAGCGGCGCCGCGCTGCTCGCCACCGAGAACGCCCCGGCCGGCAAGCGCGCCATCTACGGGACGTTCCCGCAGCTCGGCGCTCCCATCGGCTTCATCGTCGCGAACGTGCTGTTCCTCATCCTCAGCCTGACGATCTCCCCCGACGCCTTCGCCGCCTGGGGCTGGCGCATCCCGTTCCTGCTGAGCGCCGTGCTCGTCATCGTCGGCCTCTACGTCCGGCTGAAGCTCGTCGAGACCCCGGCGTTCCAGAAGGTCGTCGACACCGGCGAGGTCGCCAAGCTGCCGCTCGCCCGCGTCTTCCGCACCAGCTGGTGGCAGATCGTGCTCGGCACCTTCATCATGCTGGCCACGTACGTGCTCTTCTACCTGATGACGGCGTTCACGCTGACCTACGGCACCACGGCCGCGTCCGCCCAGCAGGCGCAGGCCGCGGCGGAGAAGGCCGGAAAGCCCTTCGACCCGTCGACCTTCGTGCCCGGCCTCGGCTACAGCCGCAACGACTTCCTCGTCATGCTCATCATCGGTGTCGTGTTCTTCGGCATCTTCACGCTGGTCGCCGGTCCGCTCGCCGAGCGCTTCGGCCGCCGCAAGACGCTGATCTGGGTCACCCTGGGGATCATCGTGTTCGGTCTGCTGTTCGTCCCGCTGTTCGCGGGCGGCACGGTCGGCACGATGGCGCTCCTCATCATCGGCTTCACGCTGATGGGACTCACCTTCGGGCCGATGGGCGCGGAGCTGCCGGAGCTGTTCCCGACGAACGTCCGCTACACCGGTTCGGCGATCTCCTACAACCTGTCCAGCGTGCTCGGCGCGGCCGTCGCACCGACCATCGCGGTGTGGCTGTGGACGCTCGCGGACGGCAGCACATTCTGGGTCGGCGTCTACCTGTCGCTCGCCGGTGTGCTGACGCTGATCGCCCTCCTGCTCTCGAAGGAGACGCGCGACATCGACTTCACCGACAACGTGAGCTGA
- a CDS encoding type II toxin-antitoxin system HipA family toxin, whose protein sequence is MSERLLAVELYGMRLGTVKGDDRRFDFEPERDAIEAFGLGSTVLSESVPLNVVTRPAGWKRRQNYFIELLPEGEQREWLATEAGLRPWQHLSLLTEYGRDVAGAVQLWDLDDPGEPRTPRLRPLDDSGVAEVLRNRRAMPLGNVPHRGKSSLVGVQPKVVLARVGGTWNGVEDGYPSTHILKPVPEGHPALIFNEEYGSRIARSLGLLDYEVVVSDFAGEPALVIERYDRDPALPDGRLHQEDMSQALGAQGNEKYQRFGGKVTLRRIAQVFSSRGDADSLARLARHVALSVATGNLDAHAKNVSMIHRPDGRVTLAPAYDIVPQAHESNDGEMALAVNDRYVHAAITADDLISEVKGWGAIDARAIVLDALDRVAHAVETLEPHPHAHRGVAEDVAGFTRNLLRGDPAGRAVSAASR, encoded by the coding sequence GTGAGCGAGCGCCTGCTGGCTGTCGAGTTGTACGGGATGAGGCTCGGCACGGTGAAGGGAGACGATCGGCGGTTCGATTTCGAGCCGGAGCGCGATGCGATCGAGGCGTTCGGACTCGGCTCGACCGTGCTGTCCGAGTCCGTCCCCCTGAATGTGGTGACGCGACCAGCCGGGTGGAAGCGGCGGCAGAACTACTTCATCGAGCTCCTTCCGGAAGGCGAGCAACGCGAGTGGCTTGCGACAGAGGCCGGGCTGAGGCCGTGGCAGCATCTCTCGCTCCTTACTGAATACGGTCGCGACGTCGCAGGGGCGGTGCAGCTCTGGGACCTCGACGATCCAGGAGAGCCGCGAACGCCTCGGCTTCGACCGCTTGATGATTCGGGAGTGGCTGAGGTCCTGCGGAATCGGCGCGCGATGCCGCTGGGCAACGTCCCACACCGCGGCAAGTCAAGCCTTGTGGGTGTGCAGCCGAAGGTCGTCCTGGCCCGGGTTGGGGGAACCTGGAACGGCGTGGAAGACGGCTATCCGTCGACCCACATTCTGAAGCCCGTTCCCGAGGGTCATCCTGCACTGATCTTCAATGAGGAGTACGGGTCACGCATCGCTCGATCGCTCGGACTCCTCGACTACGAGGTCGTCGTGAGCGACTTCGCGGGGGAGCCCGCGCTCGTCATCGAGCGCTACGACCGTGACCCCGCTCTGCCCGACGGCCGGTTGCATCAGGAGGACATGAGTCAGGCGCTGGGCGCGCAAGGCAATGAGAAGTATCAACGGTTCGGGGGAAAGGTGACCTTGCGGCGGATCGCCCAGGTCTTCTCCTCCCGCGGGGACGCCGACTCGCTCGCTCGTCTAGCGCGCCACGTGGCCCTTTCCGTCGCCACCGGCAACCTTGATGCACACGCCAAGAATGTGAGCATGATCCATCGGCCGGATGGGCGGGTGACGTTGGCGCCGGCGTATGACATCGTCCCGCAGGCGCATGAGAGTAACGATGGCGAGATGGCCCTCGCCGTCAACGACCGATACGTCCACGCTGCGATCACCGCGGACGACCTGATTTCCGAGGTGAAGGGTTGGGGAGCGATCGACGCTCGCGCGATCGTGTTGGATGCTCTCGACAGGGTGGCGCACGCTGTCGAGACGCTGGAGCCCCACCCACACGCCCATCGGGGGGTCGCCGAGGACGTCGCGGGATTCACCCGCAACCTCCTTCGCGGCGATCCCGCCGGACGGGCTGTCTCAGCGGCCAGCCGATGA